A window of the Cystobacter fuscus genome harbors these coding sequences:
- a CDS encoding SDR family oxidoreductase — protein MATQDFRGKVVLITGASSGIGRAVARVYAAQSAHLVLAARRESALRDTAREAEALGVRALPVCCDITREEDVARLVRETETAFGGLDILVNNAGLGLYGPVEGFSEAQLRQVFEVNFFGLVRVTRAALPLLRRRAPGSQVINVSSVLGHRGLPLLGGYGSSKAAVNLLTESLRAELATEGIRVLLVSPGLTETEFRDARLNAEGWAQDTIPLNAMSAETVARALVRASRRGSRETVLTLPGRVMVLANRLVPGLFDRVARRIANPARRP, from the coding sequence ATGGCAACCCAGGACTTTCGAGGCAAGGTGGTCCTCATCACCGGCGCCTCCAGTGGCATCGGCCGGGCGGTGGCCCGGGTCTACGCGGCCCAGAGCGCCCACCTGGTGCTCGCCGCGCGTCGTGAGTCGGCCCTTCGCGACACCGCGCGTGAGGCGGAAGCACTCGGCGTCCGAGCCCTCCCCGTGTGCTGCGACATCACCCGTGAGGAGGACGTGGCCCGTCTCGTGCGCGAGACGGAGACGGCCTTCGGCGGGCTGGACATCCTCGTCAACAACGCGGGGCTCGGGCTCTACGGCCCCGTCGAGGGCTTCAGCGAGGCGCAGCTGCGCCAGGTGTTCGAGGTGAACTTCTTCGGCCTGGTGCGTGTCACCCGCGCCGCCCTGCCGCTGCTGCGCCGGCGCGCCCCCGGCTCGCAGGTCATCAATGTCAGCTCCGTGCTGGGCCACCGTGGCCTGCCCCTGCTCGGCGGCTATGGCTCGTCCAAGGCGGCGGTGAACCTGCTCACCGAGTCGCTGCGCGCCGAGCTCGCCACCGAGGGCATCCGCGTGCTGCTCGTGTCGCCGGGTCTCACCGAGACGGAGTTCCGCGACGCGCGCCTCAACGCCGAGGGCTGGGCCCAGGACACCATCCCCCTCAATGCCATGAGCGCGGAGACCGTCGCCCGAGCGCTCGTGCGCGCCAGCCGCCGGGGCAGCCGCGAGACGGTGCTCACCCTTCCCGGCCGCGTCATGGTGCTCGCCAACCGGCTCGTGCCCGGGCTCTTCGATCGCGTGGCCCGCCGCATCGCCAATCCCGCCCGGCGCCCATGA
- a CDS encoding tRNA threonylcarbamoyladenosine dehydratase has product MEPQPPAPETLPAPTVPPEAPEPKPFKLHRRFDRTGRLLGDPAMERLSKARVVVFGLGGVGSYAAEGIVRSGVGQLTLVDFDTVCVTNSNRQLHATVRTVGKPKAELMAQRCKEINPDADVRPLREFYRDELADQLLSPGSYDYVVDAIDNVKAKLHLLHRCVSLGIPVVSSMGAAGRLDPTAIRVEDLCETHMDPFAKDIRKLLKRKYGVNTDRPTGITAVYSIETRRQPLSLRYDADDGFSCVCPNDNDFHTCERRTQIDGSVAFVTSVFGMNAAGVVVRRLSVGR; this is encoded by the coding sequence ATGGAACCGCAGCCCCCTGCCCCCGAGACCCTCCCCGCCCCCACCGTGCCGCCCGAGGCGCCCGAGCCCAAGCCCTTCAAGCTGCACCGGCGCTTCGATCGCACCGGCCGCCTGCTGGGGGACCCGGCCATGGAGCGCCTGTCCAAGGCTCGCGTGGTGGTGTTCGGCCTGGGTGGCGTGGGCAGCTACGCCGCCGAGGGCATCGTGCGCAGCGGCGTGGGCCAGCTCACCCTCGTCGACTTCGACACCGTGTGCGTCACCAACTCCAACCGGCAGCTGCACGCCACCGTGAGGACGGTGGGCAAGCCCAAGGCGGAGCTGATGGCCCAGCGCTGCAAGGAGATCAACCCCGACGCCGACGTGCGGCCCCTGCGCGAGTTCTACCGGGACGAGCTGGCCGATCAGCTCCTCTCCCCGGGCAGCTATGACTACGTGGTGGACGCCATCGACAACGTGAAGGCCAAGCTGCACCTGCTCCACCGCTGCGTGAGCCTGGGCATCCCCGTGGTCAGCTCCATGGGCGCCGCGGGCCGCCTGGATCCCACCGCCATCCGCGTGGAGGACCTGTGCGAGACGCACATGGATCCGTTCGCCAAGGACATCCGCAAGCTGCTCAAGCGCAAGTACGGCGTGAACACGGACCGGCCCACGGGCATCACCGCCGTCTACTCCATCGAGACGCGGCGCCAGCCGCTGTCCCTGCGCTACGACGCGGACGACGGCTTTTCCTGCGTGTGCCCCAACGACAATGACTTCCACACCTGCGAGCGCCGTACGCAGATCGACGGCAGCGTGGCCTTCGTCACCTCCGTGTTCGGCATGAACGCGGCGGGCGTGGTCGTACGGCGGCTGTCGGTGGGCCGTTAA
- a CDS encoding TatD family hydrolase, protein MIDTHCHLDASRFDPDRSEVIARAWAAGLHGILVPGVGPENWEPLREMSRSEPRLQIGLGIHPQMLPHLPPEEDEVHLERLDALLGLGGAIAVGECGLDGPSAAGAPMERQVTVLRRHLELARKHGLPVLMHCFRAHPALIELLKHEPLPEAGILMHSYGGGVDLARFYIQKGCHFSFAGPVTWAEARKPLDALRVIPPERLMVETDAPDQAPTPHRGQRSEPGYLPRIIEGMARVLGEPVEVLAQRTTENARRFFREAFPTPSL, encoded by the coding sequence ATGATTGACACCCACTGCCATCTCGACGCGTCACGTTTCGATCCGGACCGGAGCGAAGTCATCGCCCGGGCCTGGGCCGCCGGCCTGCACGGCATCCTCGTGCCCGGAGTGGGCCCGGAGAACTGGGAGCCCCTGCGGGAGATGTCACGCAGCGAACCCCGCCTCCAGATAGGACTCGGCATCCATCCGCAGATGCTGCCGCACCTGCCGCCCGAGGAGGACGAGGTCCACCTGGAGCGCCTGGACGCACTGCTCGGGCTCGGCGGCGCCATCGCCGTGGGCGAGTGCGGGTTGGATGGGCCCTCGGCCGCGGGTGCCCCGATGGAGCGGCAGGTGACGGTGCTGCGGCGGCACCTGGAGCTCGCGCGCAAGCACGGGCTGCCCGTGCTGATGCACTGCTTTCGCGCCCACCCCGCGCTCATCGAGCTGCTCAAGCACGAGCCCCTGCCCGAGGCCGGCATCCTCATGCACAGCTACGGCGGCGGCGTGGACCTGGCGCGCTTCTACATCCAGAAGGGCTGCCACTTCTCGTTCGCGGGCCCCGTCACCTGGGCCGAGGCGCGCAAGCCCCTGGACGCCCTGCGGGTGATTCCCCCCGAGCGGCTCATGGTCGAGACGGATGCCCCGGACCAGGCCCCCACCCCCCACCGGGGGCAGCGCTCGGAGCCGGGCTACCTGCCCCGGATCATCGAGGGCATGGCGCGCGTGCTCGGCGAGCCGGTGGAGGTGCTCGCCCAGCGGACGACCGAGAACGCCCGCCGCTTCTTCCGGGAAGCCTTCCCCACCCCTTCGCTGTAG
- a CDS encoding caib/baif family protein, with the protein MVKDNGSRGGVPDALAESRAREVVAALGKREFLDQFQQLTRQMAADPGNPGSYACEGCERCANCMFCHDCDSCYQCTHCTRCVLCHNCSHSVDCKQCHHCAYCQQSENCTNSAYLVLCRNLSDCNYCFGCVGLSKKDFHILNVPFPRAEYFKQVKRLRAEMGL; encoded by the coding sequence GTGGTGAAGGACAATGGGTCGCGGGGAGGCGTGCCAGACGCGCTCGCGGAATCCCGGGCACGTGAGGTGGTGGCCGCACTGGGCAAGCGCGAGTTCCTGGACCAGTTCCAGCAGCTCACCCGGCAGATGGCGGCGGACCCCGGCAACCCGGGCTCCTACGCCTGCGAGGGCTGCGAGCGGTGCGCCAACTGCATGTTCTGCCACGACTGCGACAGCTGCTACCAGTGCACGCACTGCACCCGGTGCGTGCTGTGCCACAACTGCTCGCACAGCGTGGACTGCAAGCAGTGCCACCACTGCGCCTACTGCCAGCAGAGCGAGAACTGCACCAACAGCGCCTACCTGGTGCTCTGCCGCAACCTCTCCGACTGCAACTACTGCTTCGGCTGCGTGGGCCTGTCCAAGAAGGACTTCCACATCCTCAACGTCCCCTTCCCACGCGCCGAGTACTTCAAGCAGGTCAAGCGCCTGCGCGCGGAGATGGGCCTGTAG
- a CDS encoding PD40 domain-containing protein — protein MAKRYVVGALMGALMLVVTGCPSGDDNPVPPPGDAGTQQPDDAGTTPPPGDAGTQQPDDGGTQQPGDMTLNEGEACTTTASCMAGLYCAESKCAPLHIAVTVGPVGSAQTPSYAVVVPFNKAVSPTRLSEDSATTNKFPRWNPAGSAVAFVEIAADNTVSLVSRGIPFSAAQAATPLATGAADAANTTDFRYMEWEPSSTIAWSQSSATATTGIWTYGGSGPAVSTTQTGVFPSWASDGASFVYSANGLGLLKRVLGETSSSSVSGVSTTAEQPLHNKANGVVLYLDAKGQEEASILTPLTGLYTINTAAAASTPNEIALARDEGAASATGQLKSYIANHTWAPGGTHVAYVRVFYFKPLVGDAYLCSGANCGGQQGNVVYVRRIDPATGAPAGDELKFADEATLPSFSPDGQFLAYVSGAQLKVQKIDPAATTAETIKVGTLISHNWSGENHRVLSNRGDDHRPRWQPR, from the coding sequence ATGGCCAAGCGATATGTCGTCGGTGCGCTCATGGGAGCGCTGATGCTGGTGGTGACAGGATGTCCGTCAGGAGATGACAACCCGGTACCTCCGCCCGGGGACGCGGGTACGCAGCAGCCCGATGACGCGGGTACGACGCCGCCGCCGGGCGACGCGGGTACACAGCAGCCAGACGATGGGGGCACGCAGCAGCCAGGCGACATGACGCTCAACGAGGGCGAGGCCTGCACCACCACCGCGAGCTGCATGGCGGGCCTGTACTGTGCCGAGAGCAAGTGCGCGCCGCTGCACATTGCGGTGACGGTCGGACCAGTGGGCTCGGCGCAGACTCCGTCCTATGCGGTGGTCGTGCCCTTCAACAAGGCCGTCTCGCCGACGCGGCTGAGCGAGGATTCCGCGACCACGAACAAGTTCCCCCGCTGGAATCCCGCGGGCTCGGCGGTGGCCTTCGTGGAGATCGCCGCCGACAACACCGTGTCGCTCGTCTCGCGTGGCATTCCCTTCTCGGCGGCCCAGGCGGCGACCCCGCTCGCCACCGGCGCCGCGGACGCGGCCAACACCACGGACTTCCGCTACATGGAGTGGGAGCCGTCCAGCACCATCGCCTGGAGCCAGTCCTCCGCCACCGCCACCACGGGCATCTGGACCTACGGCGGCTCGGGTCCCGCCGTGTCGACCACTCAAACGGGCGTCTTCCCCTCGTGGGCGTCCGATGGCGCCAGCTTCGTCTACAGCGCGAATGGCCTCGGCCTGTTGAAGCGGGTGCTGGGTGAGACCAGCAGCAGTTCGGTGTCCGGGGTCTCCACGACTGCCGAGCAGCCGTTGCACAACAAGGCCAATGGCGTCGTGCTGTACCTCGATGCCAAGGGTCAGGAGGAGGCGAGCATCCTCACTCCGTTGACCGGGCTCTACACCATCAACACCGCGGCGGCCGCTTCCACGCCGAACGAGATCGCGCTGGCACGTGACGAAGGTGCCGCGAGCGCCACCGGCCAGCTCAAGTCGTACATCGCCAACCACACCTGGGCGCCGGGTGGCACGCATGTCGCCTACGTCCGCGTGTTCTACTTCAAGCCTCTCGTGGGTGACGCCTACCTGTGCAGTGGCGCCAATTGCGGCGGACAGCAGGGCAACGTCGTCTACGTGCGGCGCATCGACCCGGCCACGGGGGCCCCGGCTGGCGACGAGCTGAAGTTCGCCGATGAAGCCACCCTCCCGTCCTTCTCTCCGGACGGGCAGTTCCTCGCCTACGTCTCGGGCGCGCAGCTCAAGGTGCAGAAGATCGATCCGGCGGCCACGACCGCCGAGACGATCAAGGTCGGCACGCTCATCAGCCACAACTGGAGTGGCGAGAATCATCGCGTGCTGAGCAACCGCGGCGACGACCACCGTCCGCGCTGGCAGCCCCGCTAG
- the mutY gene encoding A/G-specific adenine glycosylase, giving the protein MSPSRKRAPSPTPLLIEPLRREALREGLLAWYDRQKRDLPWRRTRDPYAIWLSEVMLQQTQVATVIPYWERFLQRFPTVAALATAPLPDVLAAWRGLGYYSRARNLHLAAQDVVARYGGKLPSTAAELLTLRGFGRYTAGAVASIAFGEPAPLVDGNVARVFSRLFEVEGLPGDRVREARLWALATELVSPERPGDFNQALMEHGATVCRPDNPLCLLCPVREDCLAWRHGRVNELPPAKVRAPPKRMTLALAVWAHEGRLLLARREEKGLFGGLWELPAAEIEADTPDSESAGKLTQALGTPVRVEAALGTVRRQLTHRSLTLRLLRVTGSNHPTRAPAFRELRWCTPEEASSLGMSTAMHKALEAALEAGVLPA; this is encoded by the coding sequence ATGAGCCCCTCCCGCAAGCGCGCGCCCTCCCCCACCCCACTCCTCATCGAGCCCTTGCGCCGCGAAGCCCTGCGCGAGGGCCTGCTCGCCTGGTACGACCGGCAGAAGCGCGACCTGCCCTGGCGCCGCACGCGCGATCCCTACGCCATCTGGCTCAGCGAGGTGATGCTGCAGCAGACGCAGGTGGCCACCGTCATCCCCTACTGGGAGAGGTTCCTCCAGCGCTTCCCCACCGTGGCGGCGCTCGCCACCGCGCCGCTGCCGGACGTGCTCGCCGCGTGGCGGGGGCTCGGCTACTACTCGCGCGCGCGCAACCTGCACCTGGCCGCCCAGGACGTGGTGGCGCGCTACGGCGGCAAGCTGCCCTCCACCGCCGCCGAGCTGCTCACCCTGAGAGGCTTTGGCCGCTACACCGCGGGGGCCGTGGCCTCCATCGCCTTCGGCGAGCCCGCGCCCCTGGTGGATGGCAACGTGGCCCGCGTCTTCTCGCGCCTCTTCGAGGTGGAGGGCCTCCCGGGAGACCGCGTGCGCGAGGCCCGGCTGTGGGCGCTCGCCACCGAGCTCGTCTCCCCCGAGCGGCCCGGAGACTTCAACCAGGCCCTCATGGAACACGGCGCCACCGTCTGCCGGCCGGACAACCCACTGTGCCTCCTGTGCCCCGTGCGCGAGGACTGTCTCGCCTGGCGTCACGGCCGCGTGAACGAGCTGCCCCCGGCCAAGGTGCGCGCCCCCCCCAAACGGATGACACTCGCCCTGGCCGTCTGGGCGCACGAGGGTCGACTCCTGCTCGCCCGGAGAGAAGAGAAGGGACTCTTCGGTGGCTTGTGGGAATTGCCCGCCGCGGAGATCGAAGCGGACACGCCCGACTCGGAGTCCGCTGGCAAGCTCACCCAGGCGCTCGGCACGCCGGTGCGGGTGGAGGCCGCGCTCGGCACCGTGCGCCGCCAGCTCACCCACCGCAGCCTCACCCTCCGCCTGTTGCGCGTGACGGGCTCGAACCACCCCACGCGCGCTCCCGCCTTCCGCGAGCTGCGCTGGTGCACCCCCGAAGAAGCCTCCTCGCTCGGCATGAGCACCGCCATGCACAAGGCACTCGAGGCCGCGCTCGAGGCCGGCGTGCTCCCGGCCTGA
- a CDS encoding PD-(D/E)XK nuclease family protein, with the protein MPRASFTNDFSWSKSRHEKLQECSRAYYLYYYRSWGGWEAGAPPEVRELYLLKKLGNRYTWAGNIVHDALKDALLNWRAGLPVEPAKVEERALSRMREEFRLSRGKAYRTQKGRKTFSGLMEHEYDEPVADEAWKQNAETVRSAIAWFFQSRWPALARSLKPAQWLEVDAGADFSSFTLDGVKVFAIPDFAYTDADGFTVVVDWKTGKAREGYDEQVLGYALYVSQRYRVPLEKVRASLVYLNDGLEHQVQVDQDAMEGFRTRFTQSVARMRSLLAEPATNTPREESAFPQAEDAATCARCVFRRPCGREAAVRAA; encoded by the coding sequence ATGCCGCGCGCGTCCTTCACCAACGACTTCTCCTGGTCCAAGAGCCGTCACGAGAAACTCCAGGAGTGCTCCCGGGCGTACTACCTCTATTACTACCGCTCCTGGGGTGGGTGGGAGGCGGGGGCGCCGCCGGAGGTGCGCGAGCTGTACCTGCTCAAGAAGCTGGGCAATCGTTACACGTGGGCGGGCAACATCGTGCACGACGCCCTCAAGGACGCGCTGCTCAACTGGCGCGCGGGGCTCCCGGTGGAGCCGGCGAAGGTGGAGGAGCGGGCGCTCTCGCGCATGCGTGAGGAGTTCCGCCTCTCGCGCGGCAAGGCGTACCGGACCCAGAAGGGCCGCAAGACGTTCAGCGGCCTGATGGAGCACGAGTACGACGAGCCCGTTGCGGACGAGGCCTGGAAGCAGAACGCGGAGACGGTGCGCTCGGCGATCGCCTGGTTCTTCCAGTCGCGCTGGCCGGCACTGGCGCGCTCGCTCAAGCCCGCGCAGTGGCTGGAGGTGGACGCGGGCGCGGACTTCTCCTCCTTCACGCTGGATGGGGTGAAGGTCTTCGCCATTCCGGACTTCGCCTACACGGACGCGGACGGCTTCACGGTGGTGGTGGACTGGAAGACGGGCAAGGCGCGCGAGGGGTACGACGAGCAGGTGCTGGGCTATGCGCTCTACGTGTCCCAGCGCTACCGGGTGCCGCTGGAGAAGGTGCGCGCCTCGCTCGTGTACCTCAACGATGGCCTGGAGCATCAGGTGCAGGTGGACCAGGACGCCATGGAGGGCTTCCGCACCCGCTTCACGCAGAGCGTGGCGCGCATGCGCTCGCTGCTGGCGGAGCCGGCCACCAACACGCCCAGGGAGGAGTCCGCCTTTCCCCAGGCGGAGGACGCCGCCACGTGTGCCCGGTGCGTCTTCCGCCGCCCCTGTGGACGCGAGGCGGCGGTGCGCGCGGCGTAG
- a CDS encoding DUF2934 domain-containing protein, producing the protein MARAQAKTNNSNKSSSKKPEAPPPAATPITNVAPVAQAAPAKKETPAVQAAPAPTRSRPSAEQISRRAYELFLARGGEHGHHDEDWVQAERELQLGR; encoded by the coding sequence ATGGCACGCGCACAGGCCAAGACGAACAACTCCAACAAGTCCTCCTCCAAGAAGCCGGAGGCCCCGCCCCCCGCCGCGACGCCCATCACGAACGTGGCCCCCGTGGCGCAAGCCGCCCCCGCGAAGAAGGAGACCCCCGCGGTGCAGGCCGCTCCCGCCCCGACCCGTAGTCGCCCCTCCGCGGAGCAGATCTCCCGCCGGGCCTACGAGCTGTTCCTCGCGCGCGGCGGGGAGCACGGCCACCATGACGAGGACTGGGTCCAGGCCGAGCGCGAGCTGCAGCTCGGACGCTGA
- a CDS encoding alpha/beta fold hydrolase, with amino-acid sequence MLTRTLDIDGPVHFMDFGGSGPTLVLVHGLGGSHHNWMGVGPRLARHARVVAVDLAGFGLTPLAGRSAALPANQVLLDRFIQKVSPSAPVILVGNSMGGAISVLQTARNPGRVSGLVLVAPAQPRAEDSRMERNVLSLFLLYSIPGVGEFFVRRRSARMTPEALAREQLALCCRDIGRFPEELVRAHLEFARERHARMPWSHEAFLQAARSLVSLLLRKSRFRELERSIRVPTLLVQGSDDQMVPVANSRELARVRPDWTYVEYPDIGHTPMMERPELFLETMERWFEGPGRVALDAAT; translated from the coding sequence ATGTTGACGCGCACGCTCGATATCGACGGCCCCGTGCACTTCATGGACTTCGGCGGCTCCGGGCCGACCCTGGTGCTCGTGCATGGATTGGGAGGCTCGCACCACAACTGGATGGGCGTGGGTCCGCGACTGGCACGGCACGCGCGGGTGGTGGCCGTGGATCTGGCGGGCTTTGGTTTGACGCCCCTGGCGGGCCGCTCGGCGGCGCTCCCGGCCAATCAGGTGTTGTTGGACCGCTTCATCCAGAAGGTGTCTCCGTCCGCGCCCGTCATCCTGGTGGGCAACTCCATGGGTGGCGCCATCTCCGTGCTGCAGACGGCCCGCAATCCCGGGCGCGTCTCCGGCCTCGTGCTGGTGGCTCCCGCGCAACCCCGGGCGGAGGACTCGCGGATGGAGCGCAACGTCCTCTCCCTGTTCCTCCTCTACTCGATTCCTGGCGTGGGCGAGTTCTTCGTGCGGCGGCGCTCGGCGCGCATGACTCCGGAGGCGCTGGCCCGCGAGCAGCTCGCGCTGTGCTGCCGTGACATCGGCCGCTTCCCCGAGGAGCTGGTTCGCGCGCATCTGGAGTTCGCCCGCGAGCGCCACGCGCGCATGCCCTGGTCCCATGAGGCCTTCCTCCAGGCGGCGCGCTCGCTCGTGAGCCTGTTGCTGCGCAAGTCGCGCTTCCGCGAGCTGGAGCGGAGCATCCGCGTGCCCACCCTGCTCGTGCAGGGCTCGGATGATCAGATGGTGCCGGTGGCCAACTCGCGCGAGCTGGCCAGGGTCCGTCCGGATTGGACCTACGTGGAGTACCCCGACATCGGACACACCCCGATGATGGAGCGTCCCGAGCTGTTCCTCGAGACGATGGAGCGTTGGTTCGAGGGGCCGGGCCGCGTGGCCCTGGACGCGGCGACATGA
- a CDS encoding class I SAM-dependent rRNA methyltransferase: protein MARSPLPTVRVSLKGAKTLRRGSPWVYRTELVELPDTQDKGAVVSVVDPQGNPVGQAFYAQHSPLALRLLTRKGPAEEKVDEAFLRHRLELALARRAPLKGRDGLRLVHGEADLLPGLFVDRYGAGLSLQTLSEGMDARKEWVARTLAELTGATHVVCRDDASGRDFEGLPREVRLLHGEGEARFGYHEGENLFEVNLLGDMKTGAFLDQVDNHLRAGQLARGAALDLFSYHGGFALALSRSCDSVVAVEQDAGAAARARENVARNGRTNVTVENANAFDVLRRYSESSQRFDTVVVDPPGLAKRREGLATALRAYHELNLRALKCLRPEGLLVTCSCSGKLGREDFEEMVLSAAADAKRPVQILERRGAGLDHPVLGGLTETEYLKVLILRVL, encoded by the coding sequence ATGGCCCGCTCCCCGCTTCCCACCGTGCGCGTGAGCCTCAAGGGCGCCAAGACGCTGCGCCGGGGCTCTCCCTGGGTGTACCGCACCGAGCTGGTGGAGCTGCCCGACACGCAGGACAAGGGCGCGGTGGTGTCCGTGGTGGACCCGCAGGGCAACCCCGTGGGCCAGGCCTTCTACGCCCAGCACTCGCCGCTCGCGCTGCGGCTGCTCACGCGCAAGGGTCCCGCCGAGGAGAAGGTGGACGAGGCCTTCCTGCGCCACCGTCTGGAGCTGGCGCTCGCGCGGCGCGCGCCGCTCAAGGGCCGCGACGGCCTGCGCCTGGTGCACGGCGAGGCGGACCTGTTGCCCGGGCTCTTCGTGGACCGCTATGGCGCGGGCTTGTCGCTGCAGACGCTCTCCGAGGGCATGGACGCGCGCAAGGAGTGGGTGGCGCGCACCCTGGCCGAGCTCACCGGGGCGACGCACGTGGTGTGCCGCGACGACGCCAGCGGCCGGGACTTCGAGGGCCTGCCGCGCGAGGTGCGGCTGCTGCACGGCGAGGGCGAGGCGCGCTTCGGCTACCACGAGGGGGAGAACCTCTTCGAGGTGAACCTGCTCGGGGACATGAAGACGGGGGCCTTCCTGGATCAGGTGGACAACCACCTGCGCGCGGGCCAGCTCGCGCGGGGCGCGGCGCTCGACTTGTTCAGCTACCACGGCGGGTTCGCGCTGGCGCTCAGCCGCTCGTGTGACTCGGTGGTGGCGGTGGAGCAGGACGCGGGGGCCGCCGCGCGCGCGCGGGAGAACGTGGCGCGCAACGGGCGCACCAACGTCACCGTGGAGAACGCCAACGCCTTCGACGTGCTGCGCCGCTACTCCGAGTCCAGCCAGCGCTTCGACACGGTGGTGGTGGATCCTCCGGGGCTCGCCAAGCGGCGCGAGGGCCTGGCCACCGCGCTGCGCGCCTACCACGAGCTCAACCTGCGCGCGCTCAAGTGCCTGCGCCCCGAGGGGCTGCTCGTCACCTGCTCGTGCTCGGGCAAGCTCGGGCGCGAGGACTTCGAGGAGATGGTGCTCTCGGCCGCCGCGGATGCGAAGCGGCCGGTGCAGATCCTCGAGCGCCGGGGCGCGGGGTTGGATCACCCGGTGCTCGGGGGCCTCACGGAGACCGAGTACCTCAAGGTGCTCATCCTCCGCGTGCTGTGA
- a CDS encoding metallopeptidase family protein, whose product MSWRGPLALCLLLLGACQRTSAPAPSPVSDAGVVEAPTTAAPASSLAEPLLPCKADGGMPLDAALGYLEGGKYAEALSCAAQASALDPDDATAHAARGNALAALERTAEAQVAYARALALNPGHLDALLGAAHLYAVQLPSSREFDELGALYAERGLSQVDEVPEMLPQFALVAAMALNDLGQAGEALQRAQLVLAREPHHPEASYEKALALFELCRFREARTAFTGLLNDPAHGAHAHYHLGLLLEREGKWKQAREHFDKARALAPRDFPDPPLPTEAEFREEVARTVAALPKDMREDLAGVPVRAEELPADDDLLSGEPPLSPAILGLFRGPPLNEPCDGTETPCRSVALYRLNLARAVRTREELREQIKVTLLHEVGHLRGEDDQELAARGLE is encoded by the coding sequence ATGTCCTGGCGCGGTCCGCTCGCCCTCTGTCTCCTGCTCCTCGGTGCCTGTCAGCGGACGTCCGCTCCGGCGCCCTCGCCCGTGTCCGATGCGGGCGTGGTCGAGGCCCCCACCACCGCCGCGCCTGCTTCCTCGCTCGCCGAGCCCCTGCTTCCGTGCAAGGCGGACGGGGGGATGCCGCTCGACGCGGCCCTGGGCTACCTCGAGGGCGGCAAGTACGCCGAGGCCCTCTCCTGCGCCGCCCAGGCCTCCGCGCTGGATCCGGACGACGCCACGGCCCACGCCGCGAGGGGCAATGCCCTGGCGGCCCTCGAGCGCACCGCGGAGGCCCAGGTGGCCTATGCGCGAGCGCTGGCGCTCAATCCCGGCCATCTGGACGCCCTGCTCGGCGCGGCCCACCTGTATGCCGTCCAGCTTCCCTCCAGCCGGGAGTTCGACGAGCTGGGGGCGCTCTACGCCGAGCGGGGCCTGTCCCAGGTGGACGAGGTGCCGGAGATGCTTCCCCAGTTCGCGCTCGTGGCGGCCATGGCGCTCAACGACTTGGGGCAGGCCGGCGAGGCGCTCCAGCGCGCCCAGCTCGTGCTCGCGCGCGAGCCCCACCACCCCGAGGCCTCCTACGAGAAGGCCCTGGCCCTCTTCGAGTTGTGCCGCTTCCGCGAGGCGCGCACGGCCTTCACCGGCCTGTTGAATGATCCGGCGCACGGGGCGCACGCGCACTACCACCTCGGGCTGCTGCTGGAGCGCGAGGGCAAGTGGAAGCAGGCGCGCGAGCACTTCGACAAGGCGCGCGCGCTCGCTCCGCGCGACTTCCCCGATCCGCCCCTGCCCACCGAGGCCGAGTTCCGCGAGGAGGTGGCGCGCACGGTGGCGGCGCTGCCCAAGGACATGCGCGAGGACCTGGCTGGAGTCCCGGTGCGCGCCGAGGAGCTGCCCGCGGACGATGATCTGCTCTCGGGCGAGCCGCCCCTGTCGCCGGCGATTCTCGGCCTCTTTCGTGGCCCGCCCCTGAACGAGCCGTGTGATGGTACGGAAACGCCCTGCCGTTCGGTGGCGCTCTATCGACTCAACCTCGCCCGCGCGGTGCGCACTCGGGAGGAACTACGGGAACAAATCAAGGTGACGCTGCTTCACGAGGTGGGACACCTCCGGGGCGAGGACGACCAGGAGCTGGCCGCCCGGGGCCTGGAGTGA